The genomic stretch TCATGGCTTTGGTTTGCTCAGGTAGTCGCTCATTCCGACGGCCAGGAATCCATCCCGGTCGCCAAGTTTGGCGTGGGCGGCCACGGAGATGCTGGGGATGTATTTGTTCAGGTTCATGGTTGAGGGCTGCTCCACGATGACGGAGTCCATGGGCAAATACTCGACGATCAATATCTTTGTCTCTTCAGACATGAGTACTCCTTATTGTTGGTTCGATTTCATCCGTTCCGTTTCCACCACATTGAGAGTGAATGAAAACGTCGCACCCTTGTCCGGCTCGCCTTGGGCCCAAACCCGACCGCCGTGGCGCGTGATGATCTGCTGAACAATTGCCAGCCCGACGCCCGTGCCCGCAAAATCCTTGGTGGAGTGCACGCGCTTAAAGACATCGAAAATCTTGTGTGCATGCTGCATGTCAAATCCCGCGCCGTTGTCTTGGACATGGTAGACCGCCTGTCCGTCTTTCAGTTCCGCGCGGACCTGGACCACGGGATGTTCCTTTTTAGACGAGTACTTGACCGCGTTGGCCAGCAGATTCAGCCAAACCTGGCGCAACAGGCACGGGTCGGCCTCGATGGGGGGCAGTTCTTGCAATTGAAAATCCACCCGGGCCGTGTCTTCGGTTGACCCCAGTTCCTCGAAGACCCCGCGGACCATGGCCGTCATATTGATGGGCGAAACATGCAGGGCCGTGCGTTCAGCCTGGGAAAAAAACAACAAGTCATCGATCAGCAGGCCCATTGCCGTGGCATTGTCATTGATCAGGACGCACAGTTTCCGGCCCTCCTCGGAAAGCCCCGTCGTATGTTTGCCCAGAAGAATACGGGTCAGCCCGGTCAGCCCTCGCAAAGGGGCGCGCAGGTCATGAGAAACGGAATAGCTAAACGCCTCCAGCTGCCTGTTGGCCTCCTCGAGTTCCCAGGTCCGCTTACGCACCCGTTTTTCCAGTTCCTGGTTGAACTGCCGGAGCGCCTCCTCTGTTTTTTTCCGCGTGATGATTTCCCAGATCACATCGGCCAGAAAGGACAGGGTGCTCAAGTCCTCCGGTGTGTAATCCGTCGACTTGTTGCCCACGCCCATAATTGCAACGATTGCGTCTTGGCGGATAACCGGGGCGACCATTTCACGAACAATCTCGGCATGCCCCTCAGGCAGTCCCCTTCTGTGCGGCAGGGAGACGTAGTCGTTATGGATGACGCCTTTGCGCTCACGGACACAGTCCACCCAGACACCGGCCTGGTCGATGTTGTAGTGCATCCCCCGGCCCTGGGAAGTGCAAAAGCGTTCCAGGGTTGCCGTGGACCATTGTTGCAAGGACAGCGTTTTTTGATCTGGCTCGACAAAATGCCAGAAGCTGATGGAGCTGTTCAGCAATTGTTCAACTTCGTCCAGGGCCAT from Desulfonatronum thiodismutans encodes the following:
- a CDS encoding PAS domain-containing sensor histidine kinase, which translates into the protein MDRKKAESQLQQSEELNSALFNDHAAVMLLIDPNTGEIRDANVAAVDYYGWPRDQLVGMFIQNINTLSPDEVKQEMQRAESRARTFFEFRHRRADASIRDVAVFSSRVHTGEEGLLYSIIHDITDQKKAEAALATRTQVFLLALAVLCLMLLGLVVRLVMILRQRKRAEDALQQKSALLAKAEQLAQLGSWTRDMATNGLTCSDEAYRLFGCTPQELTPTYTGFLERVHPLDRETLACKHSVSVRMGIEADEFEYRILRKDTGEVRYINERCEHVRDASGTVIRTIGICQDITERKLAEHQTTIQLKLIACSAASPLSDLLTMALDEVEQLLNSSISFWHFVEPDQKTLSLQQWSTATLERFCTSQGRGMHYNIDQAGVWVDCVRERKGVIHNDYVSLPHRRGLPEGHAEIVREMVAPVIRQDAIVAIMGVGNKSTDYTPEDLSTLSFLADVIWEIITRKKTEEALRQFNQELEKRVRKRTWELEEANRQLEAFSYSVSHDLRAPLRGLTGLTRILLGKHTTGLSEEGRKLCVLINDNATAMGLLIDDLLFFSQAERTALHVSPINMTAMVRGVFEELGSTEDTARVDFQLQELPPIEADPCLLRQVWLNLLANAVKYSSKKEHPVVQVRAELKDGQAVYHVQDNGAGFDMQHAHKIFDVFKRVHSTKDFAGTGVGLAIVQQIITRHGGRVWAQGEPDKGATFSFTLNVVETERMKSNQQ
- a CDS encoding response regulator codes for the protein MSEETKILIVEYLPMDSVIVEQPSTMNLNKYIPSISVAAHAKLGDRDGFLAVGMSDYLSKPKP